A stretch of Candidatus Nanogingivalaceae bacterium DNA encodes these proteins:
- a CDS encoding serine hydroxymethyltransferase, whose amino-acid sequence MFDEKIFDAIESEEYRQREGLELIPSENYVSREVLAALGSVLTNKYSEGYPGRRYYGGQENTDIIESLAIERAKKLFKCDHANVQPHSGANANEAVYNAWLEVGDTVLGMDLAQGGHLTHGSPVTRSGKIYNFIRYGLDENGEINYNQIEEMAEKYKPKIILVGFSAYPGEIDYARISKIGKKYGAMLMADVAHIAGLIAGGVLENPFDYGFNVVTTTTHKTLRGPRGGMILSNGKVGNPLKKPEKTLENLPTLIDRSVFPGTQGGPQMHSIAAKAVSFYEALQPEFKNYANQVVKNAKKLAEELSKRGFKLVTGGTKNHLILVDVYSSFGIDGKAAERAMDKIGLTLNANSIPNDKLSMFTPSGIRLGTPAITSRGMKEEQMERIAEWMRFAIENRDNPKELAKVKKEVADFARLFPLPSDL is encoded by the coding sequence ATGTTTGATGAAAAAATTTTTGACGCAATTGAAAGTGAAGAATATCGCCAACGAGAAGGGTTAGAATTAATCCCGAGCGAAAATTATGTTTCGAGAGAGGTTTTAGCAGCTCTCGGGTCTGTTTTAACGAATAAATATTCTGAAGGCTACCCCGGAAGAAGATATTATGGTGGTCAGGAAAATACAGATATTATTGAATCTTTAGCAATTGAACGTGCTAAAAAGCTTTTTAAATGCGACCATGCAAATGTTCAACCTCATAGTGGAGCAAATGCAAATGAAGCAGTTTATAATGCTTGGCTGGAGGTCGGCGACACTGTTCTTGGAATGGATTTAGCTCAAGGTGGTCATTTAACACATGGCTCACCAGTCACAAGAAGTGGAAAAATCTATAACTTTATACGATATGGTTTGGATGAAAATGGTGAAATAAATTACAACCAAATTGAAGAAATGGCCGAAAAATACAAACCTAAAATTATCCTTGTAGGATTTTCAGCATATCCTGGCGAAATAGATTATGCTCGAATTTCGAAAATTGGTAAAAAATATGGTGCAATGTTAATGGCTGATGTGGCGCATATCGCTGGGCTAATTGCGGGCGGCGTTCTTGAAAACCCGTTTGACTATGGATTTAATGTAGTTACAACCACGACACATAAAACTCTGCGTGGTCCACGCGGAGGAATGATTCTCTCAAACGGAAAAGTGGGAAATCCGCTCAAAAAACCAGAAAAAACTCTTGAGAATCTGCCGACTTTAATTGATAGAAGTGTTTTTCCAGGAACGCAAGGCGGGCCGCAGATGCACTCAATTGCAGCGAAAGCGGTTTCATTTTATGAGGCTCTTCAACCAGAATTTAAAAATTATGCTAATCAGGTTGTAAAAAATGCTAAAAAACTAGCGGAAGAGCTTTCGAAAAGAGGATTTAAGCTTGTTACAGGTGGGACAAAGAATCACTTAATTTTGGTTGATGTTTATTCTAGTTTTGGAATTGATGGCAAAGCGGCAGAACGCGCGATGGATAAGATTGGATTAACACTAAACGCTAATTCGATCCCTAACGATAAGTTATCAATGTTTACGCCGAGTGGAATCCGCCTAGGAACTCCAGCAATAACTTCTCGAGGTATGAAAGAGGAACAAATGGAGCGAATTGCCGAATGGATGAGATTTGCAATCGAAAATCGTGACAACCCTAAAGAGCTCGCAAAAGTTAAAAAAGAAGTTGCTGATTTTGCAAGACTTTTCCCGTTGCCGAGCGATCTATAA
- a CDS encoding glycosyltransferase family 39 protein, whose protein sequence is MSKIFSKIRKWRASFVLLVILSSFLAIVFSTISKASIWFDEAFSAYIIRFSFADIWHYTSVDVHPPLYYFCLKIWSLFFGKSDLALRSMSVVFGVLTILAAYLLVKRLFNKKTALISSGLLAISPMLIRYSQEARMYTMVTFLGVVAVRAFYEGWMAKNDTKIIKRWRFIYVLAVCLGIWTQYLYGLIPVSLWIYRGFSVCRRRELERKKTWFQFLRIRKNQKNSIFYDFFGESWFKMHLIIAILYLPWIPFFIAQTAYVKEKFWIPAIDFSTIPNMISNFLFYLDVNKTNGWLSIVAVSIIVIAFFAIKRELKNKVFEKNIQLILSIAIIPVIVLYVASLPPLSSIFVDRYLLMAEIFISIALAVAIYYNYKNKKIFMSLLLGILVAISHSIGVFQIDLQRGVSKNDGEITEIRQGIEQIRNENRYATIAVGDFLYYSAAQYSTGDSKVWFYGEAPIYGSGDMIRSDFTPKIEKYVSFLKENKEFYVIEKYINNEDTAPSFDKYKLSNEEFYNNSIDGKPLYRIFKFVAK, encoded by the coding sequence ATGAGTAAAATTTTTTCGAAAATAAGAAAATGGCGTGCTAGTTTTGTATTGCTTGTGATTCTCTCTAGTTTTTTAGCGATAGTTTTTTCTACGATTTCGAAAGCATCTATTTGGTTTGATGAAGCTTTTTCGGCATATATAATTCGGTTTAGTTTTGCAGACATTTGGCATTATACATCTGTTGATGTTCATCCTCCTTTATATTATTTTTGTTTGAAGATTTGGAGTTTATTCTTTGGTAAAAGCGATTTGGCCCTAAGAAGTATGTCGGTAGTTTTTGGCGTTTTGACAATTTTGGCGGCTTATTTATTAGTTAAACGACTTTTTAACAAGAAAACAGCATTAATATCGAGTGGGCTTTTGGCGATTTCTCCAATGCTGATTCGTTATTCTCAAGAAGCTAGAATGTATACAATGGTTACGTTTTTAGGTGTTGTTGCGGTACGAGCTTTTTACGAAGGTTGGATGGCTAAAAATGATACGAAAATAATTAAACGATGGCGTTTTATATATGTTTTAGCGGTTTGTTTAGGGATTTGGACACAGTATCTTTACGGGCTTATTCCGGTTTCTTTGTGGATTTATAGAGGTTTTTCGGTTTGTAGGCGTAGAGAGTTAGAGCGAAAAAAGACTTGGTTTCAATTCTTGAGAATCAGAAAGAACCAGAAAAATAGTATTTTTTATGATTTTTTTGGTGAAAGCTGGTTTAAGATGCACTTAATCATTGCTATTTTATATCTACCGTGGATTCCATTTTTTATTGCGCAAACAGCTTACGTTAAGGAAAAGTTTTGGATTCCCGCTATAGATTTTTCAACAATCCCAAATATGATTTCGAATTTTTTGTTCTACTTGGATGTGAATAAAACAAATGGCTGGCTTTCGATTGTGGCAGTATCGATTATAGTTATTGCATTTTTTGCTATAAAAAGGGAATTGAAAAATAAGGTTTTCGAAAAAAATATTCAGTTGATTTTGAGTATTGCAATTATTCCGGTTATAGTGTTGTACGTTGCAAGCTTACCACCGTTGAGCTCGATTTTTGTAGACAGATATTTGTTGATGGCTGAGATTTTTATTTCGATAGCTTTGGCGGTTGCGATCTATTATAATTATAAAAATAAGAAAATCTTTATGAGTTTATTGCTGGGGATACTGGTTGCAATTTCGCACAGTATTGGGGTTTTTCAAATTGATTTACAGCGAGGAGTTTCAAAAAATGATGGTGAAATAACAGAAATTCGTCAAGGAATAGAACAAATTCGTAATGAGAATAGATATGCAACAATAGCTGTAGGAGATTTTCTTTATTATTCGGCAGCTCAATATTCGACTGGTGATAGTAAAGTTTGGTTCTATGGTGAAGCGCCAATTTATGGATCTGGCGATATGATTCGTTCGGACTTTACACCTAAGATTGAAAAATATGTGTCGTTTTTGAAAGAAAATAAAGAATTTTATGTAATTGAAAAATATATCAATAACGAAGATACTGCTCCAAGTTTTGATAAATATAAGCTTTCAAATGAAGAATTTTATAATAACTCTATAGATGGAAAGCCGTTGTATAGAATTTTTAAATTTGTTGCAAAATAG
- a CDS encoding UDP-N-acetylglucosamine 1-carboxyvinyltransferase, whose product MNNEKSYLEKIGQLIQEYRLHQNLTQAELAEKIGTSQSAINRIESGKQNITVEMLARISEELSSEIISVNSQKKTNFRVHGGRELSGEIEVKTSKNAAVGLLCASLLNKGKTTLHHVAKIEEVNRILEVLNSIGVKTKWLNDSNDLEIIPPNELNFENMNIDSAKRTRSILMFFGPLLHQYSNFQIPFSGGCNLGTRTVEPHLAGLKHFGANIVAETDYYDVINEPKKVEKAILLTERGDTTTENIIMAAALSGQKITIRNASPNYMVQDLCFFLEKLGVKIEGIGTTTLVIHGVDKINKDVEYYVSEDPIESITFVAVALVTNSEITIKRAPIEFNELELATLEQMGAKFEISPEYLSRNKKTRLVDITVKKSKLHAAKDKLHALPFPGINMDNLPFLGLIATAAEGRTLVHDWSYENRAIYFTELSKLNARIELVDPHRVYISGPTKWKPADIIAPSALRPSVVVLIAMLAAPGISTLRDVYNINRGYEDFAERLNSLGAKIETLFS is encoded by the coding sequence ATGAATAATGAAAAATCCTACCTAGAAAAAATCGGTCAGTTAATTCAAGAATATCGGCTTCACCAAAATCTAACCCAAGCTGAATTAGCTGAAAAAATTGGTACATCGCAAAGCGCAATAAATCGCATCGAGAGCGGTAAACAAAATATTACCGTTGAAATGCTTGCACGTATTTCAGAGGAACTTTCTAGCGAAATTATATCTGTTAATTCCCAGAAAAAAACCAATTTTCGAGTTCATGGTGGCCGTGAGCTTTCTGGAGAAATCGAAGTTAAAACTTCAAAAAATGCTGCAGTTGGATTACTTTGCGCCTCTCTCCTAAACAAAGGAAAAACCACTCTTCACCATGTTGCAAAAATCGAAGAAGTTAATAGGATCCTTGAAGTTTTAAATTCGATCGGCGTCAAAACAAAATGGTTAAATGATTCCAATGACCTAGAAATTATACCACCAAATGAATTAAATTTCGAAAATATGAATATTGATTCAGCTAAGCGAACTCGCAGTATTTTAATGTTTTTTGGACCACTCCTACATCAATATTCCAACTTTCAAATTCCTTTTTCGGGTGGTTGCAATCTCGGAACTAGAACTGTTGAGCCACATCTTGCTGGTCTTAAGCACTTTGGGGCAAATATCGTTGCAGAAACGGATTATTACGATGTCATAAATGAACCCAAAAAGGTTGAAAAAGCTATTCTTTTGACCGAACGCGGTGATACAACTACCGAAAATATCATTATGGCCGCTGCGCTTTCAGGCCAAAAAATCACTATTCGCAATGCTAGTCCAAACTATATGGTTCAAGATTTGTGCTTCTTTTTAGAAAAATTAGGTGTTAAAATTGAAGGAATCGGTACTACAACATTAGTAATTCACGGGGTAGATAAAATAAACAAAGATGTTGAATATTATGTTAGCGAAGACCCGATTGAATCTATTACATTCGTTGCTGTTGCTCTAGTGACAAATTCAGAAATTACTATTAAACGCGCACCTATTGAATTCAACGAACTCGAGCTCGCAACGCTCGAACAAATGGGTGCAAAATTTGAAATTAGCCCCGAATATCTTTCGAGAAATAAAAAAACTCGCTTAGTTGATATTACCGTTAAAAAATCAAAGCTACACGCCGCAAAAGACAAATTGCATGCACTACCTTTCCCTGGGATAAATATGGATAATTTACCTTTTCTAGGCCTAATTGCCACAGCCGCAGAAGGTAGAACCTTAGTTCACGACTGGAGCTACGAAAATCGCGCAATTTATTTTACGGAACTTTCAAAGTTAAATGCTAGAATTGAGCTCGTTGACCCACACCGTGTTTACATATCCGGTCCGACAAAATGGAAACCAGCTGACATTATCGCTCCAAGTGCGCTTCGCCCAAGTGTTGTTGTTTTGATTGCAATGCTTGCCGCGCCAGGAATTTCAACTTTGCGCGACGTCTACAATATTAATCGCGGATATGAAGACTTTGCCGAACGATTAAATTCGCTTGGCGCAAAAATTGAAACTTTATTTTCATAA
- a CDS encoding rRNA adenine N-6-methyltransferase family protein — protein sequence MEIIFYLLLTLFGIIIAVFLLTVLFGAPYVPTHKKELIKLFKAINLSEKDTLVDIGSGDGIVLKMASSFNARAIGFEINPFLVLFSKVRLRKCKNVQIYLKNFWTVFPIENITVFYTFGHQERIHKMLNLSQIQANAQKSPLLFISYGFEIKNLKPFKISGAHFVYKISPKK from the coding sequence ATGGAAATTATTTTTTATTTATTACTAACACTTTTCGGCATAATTATCGCCGTTTTTCTTTTGACTGTTTTATTTGGTGCGCCATATGTCCCAACTCACAAAAAAGAACTTATTAAACTCTTTAAAGCTATCAATCTTTCTGAAAAAGATACATTGGTTGATATTGGATCAGGCGATGGTATTGTTTTAAAAATGGCAAGTAGTTTTAATGCTCGCGCAATAGGTTTTGAGATCAACCCATTTCTTGTGCTTTTTTCAAAAGTTAGACTTCGAAAATGTAAAAATGTTCAAATTTACCTTAAAAATTTTTGGACGGTTTTTCCTATAGAAAATATTACAGTTTTCTACACCTTTGGTCATCAGGAAAGAATTCATAAAATGCTCAATTTATCTCAAATTCAAGCTAATGCACAAAAATCGCCTCTTCTTTTTATAAGTTATGGTTTTGAAATTAAAAATTTAAAACCCTTCAAAATATCTGGAGCTCATTTTGTTTATAAAATAAGTCCTAAAAAATAA
- the rny gene encoding ribonuclease Y, which yields MDILIAALGVLFGGAGAFTYQKIKSANAKNNSDKIIAEARKKSAEILERANEKALRITEKANEDESERRKEIRKTENRLAEREESLDRKLDQIDSRNEKLRNDEMEVEKLKNEVKEIRKKQHEKLEKIAKLSKKEAAEKILKLTEKSVTQDMINLVAKLQKNATEDAEERAQTILVSAMERISSEVTAERTVTALKLPDDEMKGRIIGKEGRNIQALQRETGVDILVDDTPGMVVLSSFDPVRRQIARLALELLMKDGRINPARIEEVVEKAEREINKEINRAGEDAAREVGLSGLPREMLRLLGELKFRTSYGQNVLKHSTEMANVAGLIAEEIGANVTIAKTAALFHDIGKAVTHKIEGKHAQIGAELAEKYGMDPRVVNAIAAHHEDVEATTVEAIIVKITDAMSASRPGTRNASAENFVERMRELENVATSFKGINKAYAISAGREIRVIVSPEAVDDLSAIKMARDIADKIESTMQYPGVIKVNIIRETRAIEYAK from the coding sequence ATGGATATACTGATAGCTGCGCTTGGCGTTCTGTTTGGCGGTGCTGGAGCTTTTACGTATCAAAAAATTAAATCTGCAAATGCAAAAAATAACTCCGATAAAATTATCGCCGAGGCAAGAAAAAAGTCAGCCGAAATCCTAGAAAGAGCTAATGAAAAAGCATTAAGAATTACCGAAAAAGCTAACGAAGATGAATCTGAACGACGCAAGGAAATTCGAAAAACCGAAAATCGTTTGGCTGAGCGCGAAGAATCACTCGATCGAAAGCTTGATCAGATTGATTCTCGCAATGAAAAGCTTCGAAATGATGAAATGGAAGTTGAAAAACTTAAAAATGAAGTTAAGGAAATTCGAAAAAAACAGCATGAAAAACTCGAGAAAATTGCTAAACTTTCGAAAAAAGAAGCTGCCGAGAAAATCCTTAAACTTACCGAAAAAAGCGTAACTCAAGATATGATAAACCTAGTTGCAAAACTTCAAAAAAATGCAACTGAAGATGCCGAGGAACGCGCTCAAACAATTTTAGTTTCAGCTATGGAAAGAATTTCTAGCGAAGTTACAGCCGAAAGAACCGTCACTGCTCTTAAGCTCCCAGACGACGAGATGAAAGGCAGAATTATCGGAAAAGAAGGTCGCAATATTCAAGCCCTTCAGCGCGAAACTGGCGTAGATATCCTCGTTGACGACACTCCTGGAATGGTTGTTTTATCAAGTTTCGACCCTGTCCGCCGCCAAATTGCTAGACTTGCGCTTGAATTGTTAATGAAAGACGGCCGAATTAACCCTGCACGAATCGAGGAAGTTGTAGAAAAAGCAGAGCGCGAAATTAATAAAGAAATCAATCGTGCCGGTGAAGATGCTGCACGAGAAGTTGGGCTTTCTGGCTTACCTCGTGAAATGTTACGGCTTTTGGGTGAACTAAAATTTCGAACAAGCTATGGCCAAAATGTTCTTAAACATTCAACCGAAATGGCTAATGTTGCTGGACTCATCGCTGAAGAGATTGGTGCAAATGTAACAATCGCCAAAACTGCCGCACTATTCCACGATATTGGAAAAGCTGTAACTCATAAAATTGAAGGAAAACACGCCCAAATCGGTGCTGAACTTGCTGAAAAATACGGCATGGATCCACGCGTAGTTAATGCCATAGCTGCGCATCACGAAGATGTTGAAGCTACTACGGTCGAAGCAATTATAGTTAAAATAACTGACGCAATGAGTGCTTCTCGACCAGGAACAAGAAATGCTTCTGCTGAAAACTTTGTAGAACGAATGCGCGAACTTGAAAATGTTGCTACAAGTTTCAAAGGTATAAACAAAGCTTACGCAATCTCAGCTGGTCGCGAGATTCGAGTAATTGTTTCTCCTGAAGCCGTTGACGATCTTTCAGCAATTAAAATGGCTCGAGATATTGCCGATAAAATTGAAAGCACAATGCAATATCCTGGCGTAATTAAAGTTAATATTATACGAGAAACTCGAGCAATCGAATACGCAAAATAA
- the murB gene encoding UDP-N-acetylmuramate dehydrogenase, whose translation MKNIVFENLEIFQDVNFGKFTTMKLDGRAKYFTVVKSVEDFSAAVHFFKKENIPFFILGGGSNTIVRSKFFPGIVIKNEILGFEQVFEDDKKIEFKVNSGVNWDEFVRFAVSKNLSGCEAMAMIPGTVGALPIQNVGAYGQEVVDILKGVEVFEIETEEIKTLSKEECQLSYRDSIFKRDKKDKYFVISINLELSKGRPEDPKYETLKHELKKKGIKEEDLTSKDVMEAVVEIRSRKLPDPEEIPSAGSFFKNVKITESIAEDFRKKYPGIPIFKVGNEYKIPTGWLIEQSGLKGREFFGMRVHPGSALVLTNISAKSYDELAQARKLIQDRVFEKFGLKIEQEPLEI comes from the coding sequence ATGAAAAATATAGTTTTCGAAAACTTAGAGATTTTCCAGGATGTTAATTTTGGCAAATTTACAACAATGAAACTTGATGGTCGAGCAAAATACTTTACGGTTGTGAAAAGTGTTGAGGATTTTTCTGCGGCGGTGCACTTTTTTAAAAAAGAAAATATTCCATTTTTTATTCTGGGCGGTGGAAGCAACACGATCGTTCGAAGCAAGTTTTTTCCTGGAATTGTAATTAAAAACGAAATTTTAGGTTTTGAGCAAGTTTTTGAAGATGACAAAAAAATCGAATTTAAGGTTAATTCGGGAGTTAATTGGGACGAATTCGTGCGATTTGCAGTTTCGAAAAACTTAAGTGGTTGTGAGGCTATGGCAATGATTCCAGGAACGGTTGGTGCATTGCCTATTCAAAATGTTGGCGCTTACGGTCAAGAGGTTGTTGATATTTTAAAAGGCGTTGAAGTTTTTGAAATCGAGACGGAAGAGATTAAAACTCTATCTAAAGAAGAATGTCAACTTTCTTATAGAGATAGTATCTTTAAAAGAGATAAAAAAGATAAATATTTTGTGATCTCAATAAATCTTGAACTTTCGAAAGGTCGGCCAGAGGATCCGAAATATGAGACCTTAAAACATGAACTAAAGAAAAAAGGCATTAAAGAAGAAGATTTAACTTCTAAGGATGTGATGGAAGCGGTAGTGGAAATTCGTTCAAGAAAACTCCCTGATCCAGAAGAAATCCCGAGCGCGGGCAGTTTTTTTAAAAACGTTAAAATAACTGAGAGTATCGCAGAAGATTTTCGAAAAAAATATCCAGGAATCCCTATTTTCAAGGTTGGTAATGAATATAAAATTCCAACAGGCTGGTTGATTGAACAGTCAGGTTTAAAAGGGAGAGAGTTTTTTGGAATGAGAGTTCATCCAGGAAGTGCTTTAGTTCTAACTAATATTTCAGCTAAAAGCTATGATGAATTAGCGCAGGCAAGAAAATTAATTCAAGATAGGGTTTTTGAAAAATTTGGCTTAAAAATAGAACAAGAACCGCTGGAAATTTAA
- a CDS encoding ATP-dependent Clp protease ATP-binding subunit, translated as MSFNYNHLRAKKSRLMNILRLFLPLLNLLKIVGAISGFSLIFMDSALGWIVLAIVSVVTILINWWNGELHRLAPSAEFTIEGQMASNILGRLSKNPTSEQIAKVVLESSGGKFIAARFGLGKTTIESLVQIPQNSPENIFQTALQIQQKLKTKTVSGSVLVLAIVRNFPNYETLLAQFYVDFEDLERGVLWHDHIFSLINKSKIPMKTGGIARDWSFGYTPTLNRFGVNITNQVSNNILMSSNLEQHKELVSKMIEQFSGQGKQNIALIGVDGVGKTTVVNSFAAKIANGNEKIPSNLKFRQVISLDASSLIAAAPGRGEIENLLNYVLNEAYAAKNIIICLDNAQLFFEDGVGSVDVSNLLLPIIQGGVLRMILTMDEQRFLQISAKNPALAQAMNRLQVNPANYDETLAVMQDKLLLFEHQNGVLYQFQALKEAYRLSQRYIFDLEMPGRAVRLLEMSAGFAENKIVTASSVEKAIEQTMNVKISTANVDEEKETLLNLENLLHARMVGQEKAVSVVANALRRARTGVRNQNRPIGTFLFLGPTGVGKTELSKALSEVYFNGEDNIIRLDLNEYVNLDDVSRLIADGSRDASSLTAQMMKKPFSVVLLDEIEKAHPNVLTALLQVLDEGILRDEKNREVSFRDAIIIATSNAGAERIQELIARGYDSTSAEEVIVNDLIASREFRPEFLNRFDEIVVFEPLTKENLLQIIDLMIAGVNKTLAGQKISVSVTPEARLMLAEMGYDPKLGARPMRRVIQRVVENTIARKMLSGEAQPGSNIEITPDIVQQS; from the coding sequence ATGAGTTTTAATTATAACCATTTACGAGCAAAAAAATCACGCTTAATGAATATTTTAAGGTTGTTTTTACCCCTCTTAAATTTACTTAAGATTGTTGGCGCTATAAGTGGTTTTTCTTTGATTTTTATGGATTCGGCTTTGGGCTGGATAGTTTTAGCTATTGTTTCGGTTGTAACAATACTGATTAACTGGTGGAACGGTGAATTGCATAGATTGGCGCCTTCGGCAGAATTCACTATTGAAGGGCAAATGGCAAGCAATATACTCGGCAGGTTGTCAAAAAACCCAACAAGTGAACAGATTGCTAAAGTTGTTCTTGAAAGTTCTGGTGGAAAGTTTATTGCGGCTAGGTTTGGGCTTGGAAAAACTACAATAGAAAGTCTAGTTCAGATTCCGCAAAATTCTCCAGAAAATATTTTTCAAACTGCGCTTCAAATTCAACAAAAATTAAAAACTAAAACTGTTTCAGGGTCAGTTTTAGTTTTAGCTATTGTTCGAAATTTTCCAAATTATGAAACACTTTTAGCTCAATTTTATGTTGATTTTGAAGATCTTGAGAGGGGTGTCCTTTGGCATGACCATATTTTTTCGCTAATTAATAAATCTAAGATTCCGATGAAAACTGGTGGAATCGCAAGAGACTGGTCGTTCGGATATACGCCAACATTGAATCGTTTCGGGGTAAATATTACCAACCAGGTATCAAATAATATTTTAATGTCTTCTAATCTAGAGCAGCACAAAGAGCTGGTTTCGAAGATGATTGAACAATTTAGCGGTCAAGGTAAGCAAAACATTGCTCTTATTGGTGTTGATGGTGTTGGAAAGACGACGGTTGTAAATTCTTTTGCGGCAAAAATCGCTAATGGTAATGAAAAAATACCTTCAAATCTAAAATTTAGACAAGTTATCTCATTGGATGCATCTTCGTTGATTGCTGCGGCTCCTGGGCGCGGTGAAATTGAGAATTTACTAAATTATGTTTTGAATGAAGCGTATGCTGCTAAAAATATTATTATTTGTCTTGATAATGCACAATTATTCTTCGAAGACGGGGTTGGTTCAGTTGATGTTTCGAACTTGCTTCTACCGATAATTCAAGGCGGGGTTTTACGTATGATTTTAACTATGGACGAGCAGAGATTTTTACAGATTTCAGCTAAAAATCCAGCCTTAGCGCAGGCAATGAATAGGCTACAAGTAAATCCGGCCAATTATGATGAAACTTTGGCGGTTATGCAGGACAAGCTTTTACTTTTCGAACACCAAAACGGAGTTTTATATCAATTTCAAGCACTTAAAGAAGCTTATCGACTAAGTCAAAGGTATATTTTTGATTTAGAGATGCCAGGTCGAGCGGTTAGATTACTGGAAATGTCCGCCGGTTTTGCTGAGAATAAGATTGTTACAGCTAGCTCGGTTGAAAAAGCTATTGAGCAAACTATGAATGTTAAAATTTCGACAGCAAACGTTGATGAAGAAAAGGAAACTCTTCTGAATCTAGAAAATCTACTTCATGCACGAATGGTTGGACAGGAAAAGGCTGTTTCAGTAGTTGCAAATGCCTTGCGTCGAGCAAGAACCGGAGTTCGAAACCAGAATCGACCAATTGGAACATTCTTATTCCTTGGTCCAACTGGTGTTGGAAAAACTGAGCTTTCGAAAGCGCTTTCTGAAGTATATTTTAATGGCGAAGATAATATTATTCGTCTTGATTTGAATGAATATGTGAATCTTGATGATGTTTCACGGTTGATTGCGGATGGATCGCGAGATGCGAGTTCGCTAACTGCTCAAATGATGAAAAAACCTTTTTCGGTTGTGCTTTTAGACGAAATTGAAAAAGCGCACCCGAATGTGTTGACGGCACTTTTGCAAGTTTTGGATGAAGGTATTTTGCGTGATGAGAAAAACCGGGAAGTCTCGTTTAGAGATGCGATTATTATTGCTACATCTAACGCTGGAGCAGAAAGGATTCAAGAACTTATTGCACGCGGTTATGATTCTACGAGCGCCGAAGAAGTCATCGTAAATGATTTGATAGCTAGTCGTGAATTTAGGCCTGAATTCCTGAACCGTTTTGATGAGATTGTTGTTTTCGAGCCACTCACAAAAGAAAATCTATTGCAGATTATTGATCTTATGATTGCAGGAGTAAATAAAACCCTTGCTGGGCAAAAAATTTCAGTTTCAGTTACGCCTGAAGCACGATTGATGCTTGCGGAGATGGGCTACGATCCAAAATTGGGAGCTCGACCAATGAGAAGGGTAATTCAGCGTGTTGTGGAGAACACAATTGCACGAAAAATGCTTTCGGGTGAAGCTCAGCCTGGTTCAAACATTGAGATTACACCGGATATTGTTCAGCAAAGTTAA
- a CDS encoding bifunctional 5,10-methylenetetrahydrofolate dehydrogenase/5,10-methenyltetrahydrofolate cyclohydrolase — MRFLNGAELRDFIKERQAKQVRALRQSWRVFPKLVIFYSSKSPVTETYMRLKEKYGEDILVEVERQKVDVELMKEEIRKANLDENIHGIIVQLPLENKSGEKLSKNETEAILSEISKEKDVDGLNGGDFVPATAQAINWLLAGYNISLEGKKVAVVGQGRLVGAPLSKMFEKSGVMVSKFDEFNSEEMVKTLKDFDVVITAVGKPGLITSEMLKSKAVVIDAGTASEDGEIKGDVSDEVRKNRKDLIITPIKGGVGPLTVASLIDNVIVAARKVANQKGQQDL; from the coding sequence ATGAGATTTTTAAATGGTGCAGAACTTCGTGATTTTATTAAAGAACGCCAAGCTAAACAGGTGCGAGCCTTGCGACAAAGCTGGCGAGTTTTTCCAAAATTAGTGATTTTTTATTCTTCAAAAAGCCCCGTAACTGAAACTTATATGCGACTAAAAGAAAAATACGGCGAAGATATTTTAGTTGAGGTTGAGCGACAAAAAGTTGATGTTGAGTTAATGAAAGAAGAGATTCGAAAGGCTAATCTTGATGAGAATATTCACGGTATTATCGTGCAACTTCCGCTTGAAAATAAAAGTGGCGAGAAACTTTCGAAAAATGAAACTGAAGCAATTTTGAGTGAAATTTCGAAAGAAAAAGATGTTGATGGTTTGAATGGTGGTGATTTTGTTCCAGCTACAGCGCAAGCAATAAATTGGCTTTTGGCAGGCTATAATATTTCATTAGAAGGTAAAAAGGTTGCCGTTGTTGGACAGGGGAGGCTTGTAGGAGCGCCACTTTCGAAAATGTTTGAAAAATCTGGAGTGATGGTTTCGAAATTCGATGAATTTAATAGCGAAGAAATGGTAAAAACACTTAAAGATTTTGATGTGGTAATTACAGCGGTTGGAAAACCGGGGTTAATTACTTCAGAAATGCTAAAATCTAAGGCGGTGGTTATTGATGCTGGAACGGCGAGCGAAGATGGAGAGATTAAGGGTGATGTTTCGGATGAAGTTCGTAAAAATAGAAAGGATCTGATTATTACACCAATAAAAGGTGGAGTTGGTCCACTAACGGTTGCTTCTTTGATCGATAATGTCATTGTTGCAGCAAGAAAAGTTGCAAATCAAAAAGGGCAACAAGATTTATAA